In a genomic window of Planctomycetaceae bacterium:
- a CDS encoding RidA family protein — protein MAAIIRFPRHSKGHEKQMSAELRAKNLGIEFPEQKPGYLNLCIRTGNLLITSGHTSTLKGVLGKGLTVEQGYEAAKDCAVKILQSVHHQHGTLDGLRVLKLLGCVYSAPDFTDQHLVINGASDLLHEIFGRETDGYHARSALGFAALPTGAAVEIEAIFEVKDA, from the coding sequence ATGGCCGCCATCATCCGTTTCCCCCGGCACTCCAAAGGGCACGAAAAACAAATGAGCGCGGAACTGCGAGCAAAGAACCTGGGCATCGAATTCCCGGAACAGAAGCCCGGATACCTGAACCTGTGCATTCGAACCGGCAACCTGCTGATTACGTCCGGTCACACCAGCACACTGAAGGGTGTTTTGGGAAAAGGGCTGACGGTGGAGCAGGGCTACGAAGCCGCCAAAGACTGCGCGGTGAAGATTCTGCAGTCAGTGCATCACCAACACGGAACGCTGGACGGTCTGCGAGTTCTGAAGTTGCTGGGCTGCGTGTACTCGGCCCCAGACTTCACGGACCAGCATCTGGTGATCAACGGAGCGTCCGACCTGCTGCACGAAATCTTCGGCAGGGAAACCGACGGCTACCACGCCCGCAGCGCTCTGGGCTTTGCCGCATTGCCGACCGGAGCAGCGGTCGAAATCGAAGCGATCTTTGAAGTCAAGGATGCTTGA
- a CDS encoding glycosyltransferase 87 family protein → MAHSRIKTGLLLFGVICLVGGVCSAWTFALQPRCIGIDFVQFRIVGQHLQRGGSARVYDDDVRAELLQSVFQQVSVDEPRSRHFYAVRFRHDRSLETYSTPLLYSTFALLPSDDYENSIRRFWMLAIAATVIGMLGCWAALRMQVPGLFLTAAVLTWFNPLLIDLNVANVNQVQLGMLGILLLLLLRRTPPTDFVAAFWLGLCLAFKPSLVFCAAMTPALSMIRRDWSRVARWLTGFAASAVVGVAFSSVWFPLTAWVDWMRAVGSMPDEIITVTMGNYSATRMLQDWTASALPFSLSAAVLLTVVTIGTAWFTECRPTLPGSIGFASTRQRRMTVQDDALAVALGCQIFLLSSKLVWYHYLVLSLPAVLVGLKFAIDQRRLMERLVLIGVVLWSTLLIGFAPIDTWLASSAEEHRLRCVMANVLLFALLLMRFTARSDVVSGGQTMSSATPASPHQSTASKTPGR, encoded by the coding sequence ATGGCGCATTCCAGGATCAAGACGGGACTCTTGCTGTTCGGCGTGATCTGCCTTGTGGGCGGCGTCTGCTCGGCATGGACGTTTGCCCTGCAGCCGCGTTGCATCGGGATAGACTTCGTGCAGTTTCGGATCGTCGGTCAGCATCTGCAACGCGGCGGCAGTGCTCGCGTCTATGACGATGATGTCCGGGCTGAACTGCTGCAATCCGTCTTTCAGCAGGTGTCCGTTGACGAACCGCGCAGCCGTCATTTCTACGCCGTGCGGTTTCGGCACGACCGTTCACTGGAAACCTACTCCACGCCGCTGCTGTACTCGACGTTCGCCCTGCTGCCATCAGACGATTACGAAAACTCCATTCGTCGATTCTGGATGCTGGCAATCGCCGCTACCGTGATCGGCATGCTGGGCTGCTGGGCGGCGCTGCGAATGCAGGTGCCTGGACTGTTTCTTACCGCCGCGGTTCTCACGTGGTTCAACCCGCTGCTGATTGATCTGAACGTTGCCAACGTCAATCAGGTGCAGCTTGGAATGCTGGGAATTCTGCTGCTGCTGTTGCTGAGGCGGACACCGCCGACAGATTTTGTCGCGGCGTTCTGGCTGGGATTGTGTCTGGCGTTTAAGCCCAGTCTGGTTTTCTGTGCGGCGATGACTCCGGCTCTGTCAATGATTCGCCGAGACTGGTCGCGCGTCGCCCGCTGGCTGACCGGATTCGCGGCCAGCGCTGTTGTCGGAGTCGCGTTTTCGTCCGTGTGGTTTCCGTTGACCGCGTGGGTCGACTGGATGCGCGCCGTCGGCAGCATGCCTGACGAGATCATCACCGTAACGATGGGGAATTACTCCGCAACCCGAATGCTGCAGGACTGGACCGCGTCGGCTCTGCCATTCTCTTTATCGGCAGCCGTGCTGCTGACGGTGGTCACCATCGGCACGGCATGGTTCACCGAATGCCGCCCGACTTTGCCGGGATCAATCGGGTTCGCATCGACCCGGCAACGACGCATGACCGTCCAGGACGATGCTCTGGCCGTGGCGCTGGGCTGCCAGATCTTTCTGCTGTCGTCAAAGCTGGTCTGGTATCACTATTTGGTGTTGTCGCTTCCGGCTGTGCTGGTCGGCCTGAAATTCGCGATCGATCAGCGTCGGCTGATGGAGCGTCTGGTGCTGATCGGCGTTGTTCTGTGGTCGACGCTGCTGATCGGTTTCGCTCCCATCGATACGTGGCTGGCTTCCAGCGCCGAAGAACACCGGCTGCGCTGCGTGATGGCCAACGTCCTGCTGTTCGCGCTGCTGCTGATGCGGTTTACCGCGCGTTCCGATGTCGTTTCCGGCGGACAAACCATGTCATCAGCCACGCCAGCATCACCACATCAAAGCACAGCATCGAAAACTCCAGGCCGCTGA
- a CDS encoding GYF domain-containing protein, whose amino-acid sequence MSSQWRVKSDPESQPVTFEQLADAVACGRLSESELVRPDSEDEWRKIEDVPGLDRAVRRLLQATSRTASVNARCLKRRT is encoded by the coding sequence GTGAGCAGTCAATGGCGGGTGAAATCGGATCCGGAATCTCAGCCGGTGACTTTCGAGCAACTGGCGGACGCGGTTGCCTGCGGAAGGCTTTCGGAATCGGAACTGGTGCGTCCGGACTCCGAAGACGAGTGGCGGAAAATCGAAGACGTGCCCGGACTGGACCGTGCCGTTCGACGACTGCTGCAGGCAACCAGCCGCACGGCTTCCGTTAATGCCCGCTGCCTGAAACGGCGAACGTGA